In Blautia wexlerae DSM 19850, a single window of DNA contains:
- a CDS encoding FAD-dependent oxidoreductase, with amino-acid sequence MKVIIVGGVAGGATAAARIRRLDEHAEITVFERSGYISYANCGLPYYIGDVITDPEELTLQTPESFFKRFRINMKIHHEVISIHPDRKTVSVKNLENGEIFEENYDKLILSPGAKPTQPRLPGVGIDKLFTLRTVEDTFRIKEYINKNHPKSAILAGGGFIGLELAENLRELGMDVTIVQRPKQLMNPFDPDMASMIHNEMRKHGIKLVLGYTVEGFREKDNGVEILLKDNPSLQADMVVLAIGVTPDTALAKEAGLELGIKGSIVVNDRMETSVPDIYAAGDAVQVKHYVTGDDALISLAGPANKQGRIIADNICGGDSHYLGSQGSSVIKVFDMTAATTGINETNAKKSGLEVDTVILSPMSHAGYYPGGKVMTMKVVFEKETYRLLGAQIIGYEGVDKRIDVLATAIHAGLKATQLKDLDLAYAPPYSSAKDPVNMAGFMIDNIAKGTLKQWHLEDMDKISKDKSAVLLDVRTVGEFNRGHINGFKNIPVDELRERINEVEKEKLVYLICQSGLRSYIASRILEGNGYETYNFSGGFRFYDAVINDRALIERAYACGMDYYSNPLK; translated from the coding sequence ATGAAGGTAATAATCGTAGGCGGTGTAGCCGGAGGAGCTACAGCCGCAGCAAGAATACGCAGACTGGATGAACATGCAGAAATTACTGTGTTTGAAAGATCTGGATACATATCCTATGCAAATTGTGGGCTTCCTTATTATATTGGAGACGTGATCACAGATCCGGAAGAACTTACATTACAGACACCAGAGAGCTTTTTTAAACGCTTTCGCATTAATATGAAAATTCATCATGAAGTTATCTCCATACATCCGGATCGTAAAACTGTTTCAGTGAAAAATTTGGAGAATGGTGAGATATTTGAAGAAAACTATGATAAGCTGATCCTTTCTCCAGGTGCAAAGCCAACACAGCCGAGACTTCCTGGAGTTGGTATTGATAAACTTTTTACACTTCGTACAGTAGAAGACACTTTTCGTATAAAGGAATATATAAATAAGAACCATCCAAAATCGGCTATATTGGCAGGTGGTGGATTTATTGGTCTGGAACTGGCAGAAAATTTGAGAGAGCTTGGCATGGATGTTACAATTGTTCAACGGCCTAAGCAGCTGATGAATCCTTTTGATCCGGATATGGCATCCATGATCCATAATGAAATGAGAAAGCACGGGATAAAATTGGTACTGGGTTATACGGTAGAAGGATTTAGAGAAAAGGACAATGGAGTAGAGATTCTATTAAAAGATAATCCGTCCCTTCAGGCTGATATGGTGGTGCTGGCAATCGGCGTTACACCAGACACAGCATTAGCAAAAGAAGCCGGTCTGGAGCTTGGCATCAAGGGAAGTATCGTAGTGAATGACAGGATGGAAACTTCTGTACCGGATATTTATGCAGCAGGTGATGCAGTTCAGGTAAAACATTATGTTACGGGTGATGATGCGCTGATTTCTTTGGCTGGTCCAGCCAATAAGCAGGGAAGGATCATTGCTGATAATATTTGTGGTGGTGATAGCCATTATTTAGGCAGTCAGGGAAGCTCCGTTATCAAAGTGTTTGATATGACAGCAGCCACTACAGGTATCAATGAAACCAATGCTAAAAAGTCAGGGTTAGAGGTAGATACAGTAATTCTTTCTCCTATGAGTCATGCCGGTTACTATCCTGGTGGAAAAGTGATGACCATGAAGGTGGTTTTTGAAAAAGAGACTTATCGTTTGCTTGGCGCTCAGATTATTGGATATGAAGGAGTTGATAAACGTATTGATGTGCTGGCAACAGCGATCCATGCAGGGCTGAAGGCAACCCAGTTGAAAGATCTGGATCTCGCATATGCACCGCCTTATTCCTCTGCAAAGGATCCTGTAAATATGGCCGGCTTCATGATAGACAATATAGCAAAAGGTACCTTAAAACAATGGCATTTGGAAGATATGGATAAGATTTCTAAAGATAAAAGTGCTGTGTTGCTGGATGTGAGAACGGTAGGTGAATTTAACAGGGGGCATATTAATGGATTTAAAAATATTCCTGTAGATGAACTGAGAGAACGGATCAATGAAGTTGAGAAGGAAAAGCTTGTTTATCTGATATGCCAGAGCGGGCTGCGAAGTTATATTGCCAGTCGTATTCTGGAAGGAAATGGATATGAAACATACAATTTTTCCGGCGGATTCCGTTTCTATGATGCAGTGATTAATGACCGTGCGCTGATCGAAAGGGCATATGCATGCGGTATGGATTATTATAGCAATCCTCTGAAATAA
- the trxA gene encoding thioredoxin, translating into MSAININKNNFQNEIMDSEKTVLLDFWAPWCAPCRMVVPIMEEIASERPDIKVGKINVDEQPELASKFGIMSIPTLVVMKNGKIVTKVSGARPKKAILEML; encoded by the coding sequence ATGTCTGCTATTAATATCAATAAAAATAATTTTCAGAATGAAATAATGGATTCCGAGAAAACCGTTCTTTTAGACTTTTGGGCTCCCTGGTGTGCTCCCTGTCGTATGGTGGTTCCTATCATGGAGGAGATTGCAAGTGAACGCCCTGATATCAAAGTTGGAAAGATCAATGTGGATGAGCAGCCTGAACTGGCAAGTAAATTTGGGATTATGAGTATTCCAACTTTGGTGGTTATGAAGAATGGGAAGATTGTAACAAAAGTTTCAGGGGCAAGACCTAAGAAAGCGATTTTAGAAATGCTTTAA
- a CDS encoding HTH domain-containing protein, producing the protein MKKKTSEVEWRTDLNDTQQKIIKLLSEDHQLSAVKLAEKIGVVRRNIENNIKKLKEYGILIRHGSPKNGYWEIIDKDLQE; encoded by the coding sequence ATGAAAAAGAAAACATCGGAGGTAGAGTGGAGAACAGACCTTAACGATACACAGCAAAAGATTATAAAGTTGCTTTCAGAAGATCATCAATTATCAGCGGTTAAGTTAGCTGAAAAAATCGGGGTTGTCAGGCGAAATATTGAGAACAATATTAAGAAGTTAAAAGAATATGGTATTCTCATAAGACATGGCTCTCCAAAGAATGGTTACTGGGAGATTATAGATAAAGATCTACAGGAGTGA
- a CDS encoding recombinase family protein translates to MKQPYNTTIYNTALYLRLSRDDELQGESGSIQTQRMMLRQYAAEHGLTVVDEYIDDGWSGTNFERPSFQRMIDDIEDGKINCVVTKDLSRLGRNYILTGQYTEIYFPSKGVRYIAINDNVDTINGESELAPFLNILNEMHARQTSKKVKAAMHTRFANGAHYGAYAPLGYVKDPDKKGHLLIDLETRWIVEKIFDLAVHGRGAASITRILVEEKVPTPGWLNYERYGTFANIYAGAPAEKAYAWTIAQVKSILKEETYIGRSVHNKQSNISFKNKKKVRKPQEEWYRVENTHEAIISEEVFQKVQELIASRRRRQKNGTTQIFSGLVKCADCGWSLAYGVNSQNKNPYAHYHCSKYGQGLRQCSMHYIRYDVLYAYVLARLQYWSMMVQKDEDKLLKRLLNASDRERNSAKKKQAAELKKAEKRKAEVDGLFAKMYEDWSAGRITEYNFNMLSEKYQNEQKELETKIRQLHETMEAAVQTAADAEKWIALMKQYVNPVELTAELLNTLIEKITVHEAVKGEDGSREQEVEIYYRFIGKID, encoded by the coding sequence GTGAAACAACCATACAATACAACGATTTATAACACTGCACTATATTTGAGATTGAGCCGTGACGATGAATTACAGGGGGAAAGCGGCAGTATCCAGACACAGCGCATGATGCTTAGGCAGTATGCCGCAGAGCATGGGCTGACCGTTGTAGACGAGTATATTGACGACGGATGGAGCGGGACAAATTTCGAGCGTCCAAGTTTCCAAAGGATGATTGATGACATCGAGGACGGGAAAATCAACTGCGTTGTCACAAAGGACTTATCCCGTCTGGGAAGAAACTATATCCTGACCGGTCAGTACACGGAAATCTATTTCCCCAGCAAGGGAGTACGCTACATTGCCATCAATGACAATGTGGACACCATCAACGGAGAAAGCGAGCTTGCCCCGTTCTTAAACATCCTGAATGAAATGCACGCCCGACAGACCAGCAAAAAGGTCAAGGCTGCCATGCACACAAGATTTGCCAATGGCGCACACTATGGAGCCTATGCACCGCTGGGCTATGTAAAAGACCCGGACAAAAAAGGTCATCTTCTGATCGACCTGGAAACACGCTGGATTGTAGAGAAGATTTTTGACCTTGCCGTACACGGGAGGGGTGCCGCCAGCATTACACGGATTCTGGTGGAAGAAAAAGTACCTACCCCCGGCTGGCTGAACTATGAAAGATATGGGACTTTCGCCAATATCTACGCCGGTGCGCCCGCAGAAAAAGCCTATGCGTGGACGATAGCACAGGTCAAGAGCATTTTGAAAGAGGAAACCTACATCGGTCGCAGCGTTCACAACAAGCAGAGCAACATTTCATTCAAGAACAAGAAAAAGGTGCGGAAGCCGCAGGAAGAATGGTATCGTGTGGAAAATACCCACGAAGCCATCATTTCCGAAGAAGTGTTCCAAAAAGTTCAGGAGCTGATTGCAAGCAGACGCAGACGACAGAAGAATGGCACAACGCAGATATTTTCCGGGCTGGTAAAATGTGCGGACTGCGGATGGTCATTGGCTTATGGTGTAAACAGCCAGAACAAAAATCCCTATGCACACTACCATTGCAGTAAGTACGGACAGGGATTACGCCAGTGTTCCATGCACTATATCCGCTATGATGTACTGTATGCCTATGTGCTTGCAAGACTGCAATACTGGTCTATGATGGTACAGAAAGACGAGGACAAGCTGCTGAAACGGCTACTCAATGCCAGCGACAGGGAAAGAAACTCTGCGAAGAAAAAGCAGGCTGCGGAGCTGAAAAAGGCAGAGAAGCGTAAAGCCGAGGTTGACGGGCTGTTTGCTAAAATGTATGAGGACTGGTCTGCCGGACGCATAACCGAGTATAACTTCAATATGCTGTCCGAGAAGTACCAGAACGAGCAAAAGGAACTTGAAACAAAAATAAGACAGCTTCACGAAACGATGGAAGCCGCCGTACAGACCGCAGCGGATGCTGAAAAGTGGATTGCCCTAATGAAACAGTATGTCAACCCTGTGGAGCTGACCGCCGAACTTCTGAACACTCTAATTGAAAAAATAACCGTCCACGAAGCTGTCAAGGGCGAGGACGGAAGTCGTGAGCAGGAAGTAGAAATCTACTACCGCTTCATCGGCAAAATCGACTGA
- a CDS encoding virulence-associated E family protein, which produces MDTMEPAQTPAEIRETLEGTQKGGVKNSIRNCLTVFQRDPLFRGALRLNLLTEQIDIVKPLGWERTSTTLTDMDMNYLLLYLEENYGLTSEKKVQSAIKIVANENRYHPVRDYLNSLQWDGTERIRYALHHFLGADTDEYTYEALKLFLMGAIRRVFRPGSKFEVMLCLVGGQGAGKSTFFRLLAGRDEWFSDDLKKLDDENVYRKLQGHWIIEMSEMIATANAKSIEEIKSFLSRQKETYKVPYETHPADRLRQCVFGGTTNRQDFLPRDRTGNRRFLPVTVYPERAEVHILDDEAAARAYIEQMWAEAMTVYRSGKYKLSFSMEMNRYLNAHQQDFMQEDTQAGMIYAYLEDYTGDRVCSKQLYEEALGNLNSPADWETRAICEIMNTGIAGGIIQGWVAYKSPKRYKKYGSQKGWERVNQAPPEGDGFQEITEEEAWQMELPF; this is translated from the coding sequence ATGGACACAATGGAACCGGCGCAGACACCGGCAGAAATCCGGGAAACATTAGAGGGGACGCAGAAAGGCGGCGTGAAGAACAGCATCCGAAACTGCCTGACGGTGTTCCAGCGTGACCCTCTGTTTCGCGGGGCGCTGCGCCTGAACCTTTTGACGGAGCAGATTGACATTGTGAAGCCGCTGGGCTGGGAGCGCACCAGTACCACGCTGACCGACATGGACATGAACTACCTGCTTTTGTATCTGGAAGAAAATTACGGGCTTACCAGCGAGAAAAAGGTGCAGAGCGCCATCAAGATTGTTGCCAATGAAAACCGCTACCATCCAGTCAGGGATTACCTGAACAGCCTGCAATGGGACGGCACAGAGCGCATCCGTTACGCCCTGCATCACTTTCTGGGAGCCGATACGGACGAATACACCTATGAAGCCTTGAAACTGTTCCTGATGGGAGCCATCCGGCGGGTATTCAGACCGGGGAGCAAGTTTGAGGTCATGCTCTGTCTGGTTGGTGGTCAGGGAGCCGGGAAATCTACCTTTTTCCGGCTGCTGGCAGGCAGGGACGAATGGTTTTCAGACGATTTGAAAAAGCTGGACGATGAAAATGTGTACCGCAAGCTGCAAGGGCATTGGATTATCGAGATGTCGGAGATGATTGCCACAGCCAACGCCAAGAGTATTGAGGAAATCAAGTCATTCTTAAGCCGCCAGAAAGAAACCTACAAAGTGCCGTATGAGACACATCCGGCAGACCGGCTGCGGCAATGTGTATTTGGAGGGACGACCAACCGGCAGGACTTTTTGCCCCGTGACCGCACCGGCAACCGGCGCTTTCTCCCCGTGACGGTGTACCCGGAACGGGCGGAGGTTCACATACTGGACGATGAAGCGGCGGCGAGGGCGTATATCGAACAGATGTGGGCGGAAGCCATGACGGTTTATCGCAGTGGGAAGTATAAGCTGTCATTCAGCATGGAAATGAACCGATACCTGAACGCCCACCAGCAGGACTTTATGCAGGAAGACACACAGGCCGGCATGATCTACGCCTATTTGGAGGACTACACCGGCGACAGGGTATGTTCCAAGCAGCTTTATGAGGAAGCGCTGGGGAACTTAAATTCCCCGGCAGACTGGGAGACACGGGCAATCTGCGAGATTATGAATACCGGCATTGCGGGCGGCATCATACAGGGCTGGGTAGCCTACAAAAGCCCGAAGCGGTATAAGAAATACGGTTCTCAAAAAGGCTGGGAGCGTGTCAACCAAGCTCCGCCGGAGGGGGACGGTTTTCAGGAAATCACGGAAGAAGAAGCCTGGCAAATGGAACTGCCATTCTGA
- a CDS encoding CHC2 zinc finger domain-containing protein, whose product MNVFEAVKQSVTTWQAASFYGIRVGRNGMVCCPFHNDRTPSMKVDSRFYCFGCGASGDVIDFAALLHGLGKREAAVRLAEDFGVSYEKSGNAPPDRKRHNRSQPRQKSAEQRFQETERYCFRVLCDYLRLLEHWKTAYAPQPQDAIWHPLFVEALQRISYTEYLLDILLYGEIEEKAALIAAQGKEVLRLEQRISELAAGNAGSGQKDDGHNGTGADTGRNPGNIRGDAERRREEQHPKLPDGVPA is encoded by the coding sequence TTGAATGTATTTGAAGCGGTGAAACAGTCTGTTACCACCTGGCAGGCTGCTTCATTCTATGGAATCCGGGTGGGAAGAAACGGCATGGTCTGCTGTCCATTCCACAATGACCGCACGCCCAGCATGAAAGTGGACAGCCGCTTTTACTGCTTCGGCTGCGGGGCTTCCGGGGATGTGATCGACTTTGCCGCTTTGCTGCATGGATTGGGGAAACGGGAAGCTGCGGTCAGGCTTGCGGAGGACTTCGGCGTTTCCTATGAGAAATCCGGCAATGCGCCGCCAGATAGGAAGCGTCACAACAGGTCACAGCCCCGACAAAAATCAGCGGAGCAGAGATTTCAGGAAACGGAACGGTATTGTTTCCGGGTGCTATGCGATTATCTGCGCCTGCTGGAGCATTGGAAAACAGCATACGCCCCACAGCCGCAGGATGCCATCTGGCATCCTCTTTTTGTGGAAGCGTTGCAGAGGATAAGCTACACAGAATACCTTTTGGATATTTTGTTATACGGAGAAATAGAAGAAAAAGCGGCATTGATCGCCGCACAGGGAAAGGAGGTGCTGCGGCTTGAACAGCGAATTTCAGAGCTTGCCGCCGGAAACGCAGGAAGCGGTCAAAAGGACGATGGACACAATGGAACCGGCGCAGACACCGGCAGAAATCCGGGAAACATTAGAGGGGACGCAGAAAGGCGGCGTGAAGAACAGCATCCGAAACTGCCTGACGGTGTTCCAGCGTGA
- the mobQ gene encoding MobQ family relaxase: MALYHFSIAQIKRSAGQSAIASAAYRAGERLYSSYYGEVSDYTKKGGVIASEIMLPPHAPEIYLDRATLWNAVENCEKHPKAQLAYSFDIAMQNELTLEENMELARKFVQEQFVTKGMIADLAFHSPEKEDGGIPNPHFHVMTTMRPLNPDGTWGQKQRREYLLDEDGNRIRDKNGDYMFNAVHTTDWHEPETLEHWREQWAAAVNTKFEEKGLDVRIDHRSYVRQGLDLIPTVHEGANVRQMEAKGIRTEKGELNRWIKATNRLMQDVRKKIKALFVWMAEVKEELSKPQTPSLADLLIAYYNQRNAGAWSNKARTGNLKQFAEAVNYLTENKLLTLEDLQERLSSVSEEFEALSGSMKKKSARIKELQELIRDGENYQRLKPVHTELNNIKFKKQREKFETSHDAELRLFYAARRILKEKLDGKPIAMKAWKQEYAQLKTEYAELSPQHKPLLEEVIRLRQVQNAVDTALRRREQPQEVQRKNHEMEL, from the coding sequence ATAGCACTTTATCATTTTTCAATCGCACAGATAAAGCGCAGCGCCGGTCAGAGCGCCATTGCCAGCGCAGCCTATCGAGCCGGGGAGCGTCTTTACAGCAGCTACTATGGAGAAGTCAGCGACTACACCAAAAAGGGCGGCGTGATCGCTTCGGAAATCATGCTGCCGCCCCATGCGCCGGAAATATATCTTGACCGGGCGACCCTCTGGAATGCTGTGGAGAACTGCGAGAAACATCCAAAAGCACAGCTTGCCTATTCCTTTGATATTGCCATGCAGAATGAATTGACGCTGGAAGAAAACATGGAGCTGGCGAGGAAGTTCGTACAGGAGCAGTTTGTGACAAAAGGCATGATTGCCGACCTTGCTTTTCACAGCCCGGAGAAAGAGGACGGCGGCATCCCTAACCCGCATTTTCATGTGATGACAACCATGCGCCCTTTGAACCCGGATGGCACATGGGGACAAAAACAGCGTCGGGAATATCTTCTTGATGAAGATGGAAACCGAATCCGGGATAAAAACGGCGATTATATGTTTAACGCTGTCCATACAACAGACTGGCATGAACCGGAAACGCTGGAACACTGGCGGGAGCAGTGGGCGGCTGCCGTTAATACAAAATTTGAGGAAAAAGGGCTGGATGTACGTATCGACCACCGTTCCTATGTGCGGCAGGGGCTTGACCTGATACCTACTGTCCACGAGGGAGCTAATGTCCGGCAGATGGAAGCAAAGGGCATCCGCACCGAGAAAGGGGAACTGAACCGCTGGATTAAAGCCACCAACCGGCTCATGCAGGATGTGAGGAAGAAGATCAAAGCCCTGTTTGTCTGGATGGCAGAGGTAAAAGAAGAACTTTCCAAACCGCAGACACCGAGCCTTGCCGACCTGTTGATCGCTTATTACAACCAGCGCAACGCAGGGGCATGGAGCAATAAAGCCAGAACCGGAAACTTAAAGCAGTTTGCCGAAGCCGTCAATTATCTGACGGAAAACAAGCTGCTCACATTAGAGGATTTGCAGGAGCGTCTTTCCTCTGTCAGTGAAGAATTTGAAGCATTAAGCGGCTCCATGAAAAAGAAATCTGCCCGGATAAAGGAATTGCAGGAATTGATACGGGATGGCGAGAATTACCAGCGGCTAAAACCTGTTCATACGGAATTGAACAATATCAAGTTTAAGAAACAGAGGGAGAAATTTGAAACATCCCACGATGCGGAGTTACGGCTGTTTTATGCCGCCCGCCGTATTTTGAAAGAAAAACTGGACGGAAAACCCATTGCCATGAAAGCATGGAAACAGGAATACGCACAGTTAAAAACAGAGTATGCCGAACTGTCTCCGCAGCACAAGCCGCTCCTGGAGGAAGTCATACGGCTGCGGCAGGTGCAGAACGCCGTAGATACCGCACTGCGCCGGAGGGAGCAGCCACAGGAAGTACAGAGAAAGAACCATGAGATGGAGCTATGA
- a CDS encoding DUF3847 domain-containing protein gives MEKSLEQLKQEYEKTTVLLEREKQKMQRLKNRQAYLESGSRKQRTHRLITRGAAVESIAPQTKELTETEFYSLMESILNLPQAEHFIRSAAENHARISGQEKGGD, from the coding sequence ATGGAAAAATCTTTGGAACAGTTGAAGCAGGAATATGAAAAAACCACTGTCCTGCTGGAACGGGAAAAACAGAAAATGCAGCGTTTGAAAAACCGGCAGGCGTATCTGGAAAGCGGTTCCCGGAAACAGAGGACGCACCGGCTGATTACCCGCGGGGCAGCCGTTGAGAGCATTGCGCCACAGACAAAGGAGCTGACCGAAACGGAATTTTATTCCCTCATGGAAAGCATTTTGAATCTGCCACAGGCGGAGCATTTCATCCGGTCTGCCGCAGAGAACCACGCCCGTATTTCCGGGCAGGAGAAAGGCGGTGACTAA
- a CDS encoding helix-turn-helix domain-containing protein, whose amino-acid sequence MNDKKRLNSYEDLPLVLDVADIQRIMGISRASAYELVHTPGFPAFRRGRLIKVSKIAFFEWMAKGSETVPRSDK is encoded by the coding sequence ATGAACGATAAAAAGAGATTGAACAGCTACGAGGATTTACCGCTGGTTCTGGATGTGGCGGACATTCAGCGGATTATGGGAATTTCAAGAGCGAGCGCCTATGAGCTGGTACACACACCCGGCTTTCCAGCGTTCCGCAGGGGCAGACTTATCAAGGTCAGCAAAATTGCTTTCTTTGAATGGATGGCAAAAGGCTCCGAAACCGTACCGAGAAGCGACAAATAA
- a CDS encoding ABC transporter ATP-binding protein: MKGAKNMSEIQNAIEVKNLKKGFGGRVLFENFSLNVKANTIHAIIGPNGSGKTTLLRLITGVYQPNAGTINIAGKYAMELENDYLYEEQTGLENLRIFGKYFGFEINDRSDGYCTQLGLTEHLGKRVSTYSKGMKRKLSLLIVIMMGRDILLMDEPTSGVDPISRVEIRSLIEALKADGKTVIITSHDLSEIEKCADDVSMIKNGRLLFDKGIQEMQGQSLEEIFIKEGNRHE; this comes from the coding sequence ATGAAAGGAGCAAAAAATATGTCTGAGATTCAAAATGCGATTGAAGTAAAGAACTTAAAAAAAGGTTTTGGTGGCAGAGTTTTGTTTGAGAATTTTAGCCTGAATGTAAAAGCAAATACAATCCATGCGATTATTGGCCCGAACGGTTCTGGAAAGACAACACTGCTACGCTTGATTACAGGGGTATACCAGCCAAATGCAGGGACAATCAACATTGCAGGGAAATATGCAATGGAGCTTGAAAATGACTATCTGTATGAAGAACAGACTGGTCTTGAAAATTTGAGAATTTTTGGGAAATACTTTGGATTTGAAATAAATGATCGTTCAGACGGCTATTGTACGCAATTAGGATTGACCGAGCATTTAGGAAAGCGTGTTAGCACTTATTCTAAAGGAATGAAAAGAAAACTGTCCCTTTTGATTGTGATTATGATGGGACGGGATATTCTGCTCATGGATGAACCAACATCGGGTGTAGACCCCATATCCAGAGTAGAAATCCGTAGTTTGATAGAGGCTCTAAAAGCTGACGGAAAAACGGTTATTATCACTTCACATGACCTTAGCGAGATTGAAAAGTGCGCTGATGATGTATCTATGATTAAAAATGGCAGATTGCTGTTTGATAAGGGTATTCAAGAAATGCAAGGACAATCATTGGAAGAAATCTTTATTAAGGAGGGCAATCGGCATGAGTAA